The following proteins are co-located in the Nonlabens ponticola genome:
- a CDS encoding type III pantothenate kinase, with amino-acid sequence MILAVDIGNTSIKLAVVDETTIYDVTRCQEPEFIDHLSRLFSNYHDLNAACVCQVGTIDVKLLHHLESLVGVMYINHTIKLPFTNKYESTTLGNDRLALVAGSFHTSFEKGAKLIIDAGTCITYDFIDKDNQYLGGAISPGLNLRFKSLNDYTAKLPLLQPSRVKGFLGKNTNDSISTGVIQGTALEIDGMISRYNNKFKDTQVLLTGGDSQLLKKQLKSRFFATPFLMLHGIYNLYKNNS; translated from the coding sequence ATGATCCTGGCAGTTGACATAGGCAATACGTCCATAAAGTTGGCCGTCGTTGACGAGACCACCATCTATGATGTTACTCGTTGCCAGGAGCCAGAGTTTATCGATCATCTTTCTAGACTTTTTTCAAACTATCATGACCTCAATGCAGCCTGCGTTTGTCAGGTTGGCACCATTGACGTTAAACTATTGCACCACCTTGAGAGTCTAGTTGGGGTAATGTATATAAATCATACCATCAAGCTACCCTTTACCAATAAATATGAGTCCACTACTCTAGGCAACGATCGTCTTGCACTGGTTGCTGGGTCTTTTCATACCTCTTTTGAAAAAGGTGCTAAACTTATTATTGACGCTGGCACCTGCATTACCTATGACTTTATTGACAAAGACAATCAATATCTAGGTGGCGCCATTTCACCTGGATTGAACTTGAGATTCAAATCTTTAAATGATTACACTGCAAAGCTGCCATTACTGCAACCTAGCCGTGTAAAAGGATTCCTAGGAAAAAACACTAATGATTCTATCAGTACCGGAGTAATTCAAGGCACCGCTCTTGAAATAGACGGCATGATTTCCCGTTACAATAACAAGTTTAAGGACACTCAAGTCTTACTCACAGGTGGTGATTCACAGCTATTGAAAAAACAACTCAAAAGCCGTTTCTTTGCCACGCCTTTTTTGATGCTACACGGCATCTATAATCTTTACAAGAACAATTCATGA
- a CDS encoding UDP-N-acetylmuramoyl-tripeptide--D-alanyl-D-alanine ligase — translation MAINELYLLFLASSGICTDTRKLQSGVLYVALKGDNFDGNDYVAKALEQGASHAISSDASFENRADVTVVSDTLKTLQELASYHRKELGLPVIGLTGSNGKTTTKELILSILSQSYKVKGTVGNLNNHIGVPLTLLSFDKQTEIGVVEMGANHQGEIAALSQIADPDYGLITNFGKAHLEGFGGIEGVKKGKSELYKYLNKHHKTAIVLHSDDEQLARTKELNRIFTTDLQLLEASPIQFNYKGTLVKTQLTGAYNFNNMLLAIEVGEIMKVPKDAIIKGLESYSPTNNRSQLIKQDSSLIILDAYNANPTSMRVALENLAQYSGTRTAILGDMFELGDYARIEHQSICDYAEELDIENIILIGANFVNVASTKALKLKSIDDIDKNKLLDYNKDQTILIKGSRGMALERLIS, via the coding sequence ATGGCTATAAATGAACTTTACCTACTTTTTCTCGCAAGTAGCGGAATTTGTACAGACACAAGGAAACTTCAATCAGGAGTTTTATATGTTGCTTTGAAAGGTGATAACTTTGATGGTAACGACTATGTAGCAAAAGCTCTTGAGCAAGGTGCAAGTCACGCCATAAGTAGCGACGCATCATTTGAAAACCGTGCCGATGTCACCGTCGTCAGTGATACGCTTAAAACTCTTCAGGAACTGGCCTCTTATCATCGTAAGGAATTAGGATTACCTGTGATAGGCCTAACAGGTAGTAATGGAAAAACTACTACCAAAGAACTTATATTGAGCATTTTATCACAGTCATATAAGGTCAAAGGAACCGTTGGCAATCTTAATAACCACATAGGTGTTCCATTGACACTACTGTCTTTTGATAAGCAAACGGAAATAGGAGTGGTTGAAATGGGCGCCAACCATCAAGGAGAAATTGCCGCATTATCTCAAATTGCAGATCCTGACTATGGATTGATTACAAATTTTGGTAAGGCACACTTAGAAGGATTTGGCGGTATAGAAGGCGTGAAAAAAGGCAAGAGTGAACTTTACAAATACTTAAACAAGCACCACAAGACAGCCATCGTATTGCACAGCGATGATGAACAACTTGCAAGAACAAAAGAATTAAACAGGATTTTCACAACCGATTTACAGTTATTAGAGGCCTCACCTATTCAATTCAACTACAAGGGAACGCTGGTAAAAACTCAACTAACAGGAGCATATAATTTCAACAACATGCTATTGGCTATCGAGGTTGGTGAAATCATGAAGGTTCCTAAGGATGCGATCATCAAGGGCCTGGAAAGCTACTCACCTACTAATAATAGATCGCAATTAATCAAACAGGATTCTAGCCTCATAATATTAGATGCTTACAATGCTAATCCTACCAGTATGCGAGTTGCTTTAGAGAACCTAGCTCAATACTCTGGTACGCGCACAGCTATTCTAGGTGATATGTTTGAACTAGGAGATTACGCTAGGATAGAACATCAATCCATCTGTGATTATGCAGAAGAACTCGATATAGAAAACATCATTTTGATCGGTGCTAATTTTGTGAATGTTGCTTCTACCAAGGCACTGAAGTTAAAAAGCATCGACGACATCGACAAGAATAAGCTACTAGATTACAACAAAGACCAGACAATATTGATTAAGGGATCACGAGGAATGGCACTAGAGCGACTAATCAGTTAA